From one Pseudomonas sp. S35 genomic stretch:
- a CDS encoding 2-hydroxyacid dehydrogenase: MTTTVLVLVETINDYLPIIESNDFHVILAPTPTERAQAIKAHGGQIKAVLTRGPLGLYAEEIAALPLLEIICVIGAGYEHVDLQAASNRAIVVTNGAGVNAPSVADHAMALLLSLVRGIPQTDAAVRRGEWPKVMRPSLGGKQLGILGLGAVGLEIAKRASLGFGMEVSYHNRQPRDDVDYTYCATAVELARSSDFLILATPGGPSTRHLIDRLALDALGPNGYLVNIGRGSVVVTADLITALEQRRIGGAALDVFDDEPKVPDALKHLNNTVLTSHVAGLSPEAAHDTVQRVADNLVEYFAGRPVLTPVLLPAPVK, translated from the coding sequence ATGACCACCACTGTTCTGGTCCTGGTTGAAACCATCAACGACTACCTGCCCATCATCGAAAGCAACGACTTTCATGTGATTCTGGCGCCGACCCCCACCGAACGCGCCCAGGCCATCAAGGCTCATGGCGGCCAGATCAAGGCCGTGCTGACCCGTGGCCCGCTAGGCTTATACGCTGAGGAAATCGCCGCGCTGCCGCTGCTGGAAATCATCTGTGTGATCGGCGCCGGATACGAGCATGTGGACCTGCAAGCGGCGAGCAATCGCGCGATAGTGGTGACCAACGGCGCCGGGGTGAACGCCCCGTCGGTGGCGGACCACGCCATGGCGCTGCTGCTCTCACTGGTACGCGGCATCCCGCAGACCGATGCCGCCGTGCGGCGCGGCGAGTGGCCCAAGGTCATGCGCCCCTCCCTGGGCGGCAAGCAGTTAGGCATTCTGGGGTTAGGCGCCGTGGGCCTGGAAATCGCCAAGCGCGCCTCCCTCGGGTTCGGCATGGAGGTGAGCTATCACAACCGCCAACCCCGTGATGATGTGGACTACACCTACTGCGCCACCGCCGTGGAGCTGGCGCGCTCGTCGGACTTCCTGATCCTGGCCACACCCGGCGGCCCGAGCACCCGCCACCTGATTGATCGTCTCGCCCTGGATGCCCTGGGGCCCAATGGCTACCTGGTCAATATCGGCCGTGGCAGCGTGGTGGTCACCGCCGACCTGATCACCGCCCTTGAACAGCGCCGTATCGGCGGTGCGGCGCTGGATGTATTCGATGACGAACCCAAGGTGCCCGACGCCCTCAAGCACCTGAACAATACCGTGCTCACCTCCCATGTGGCGGGCCTGTCGCCGGAAGCCGCCCATGACACCGTGCAACGGGTGGCTGACAATCTGGTGGAGTACTTCGCCGGCCGACCGGTGCTCACCCCGGTACTCTTGCCCGCGCCCGTAAAGTGA